Proteins encoded in a region of the Magallana gigas chromosome 8, xbMagGiga1.1, whole genome shotgun sequence genome:
- the LOC105319823 gene encoding uncharacterized protein, translating into MFPSHPFNHADVHMVGGQFVFPSTPGRSLQPPQAHSSHINRPHTARSLTGRPSAPSATITSSSQRTPNPTSAESSTTSNSLTISSVPGFNRMPVPASFLQYPGAFYPAFQSGNAGELKQFSMTQLQAFNAQATFPTDLSKVKTPIINRNYLELAMLVCNTFRGKLFPCPHCRYVTDRRNNLKRHISTMHQTCDKVLECCGVTFGTKASLREHIMIFHHNGYSCPYCGRRFCRKALLKRHLSVHSGQKDFSCPHCDYATSHKSNLERHKRIHERLRSLDENKTSFDGMEGLCEQTPVSSASSIRQHHDPDEKLFQQTIDIEDSEISDNEEINVTSTEDEIDV; encoded by the exons ATGTTTCCTTCTCATCCTTTCAA TCACGCTGATGTTCATATGGTTGGAGGACAGTTTGTGTTCCCCTCTACCCCCGGGAGAAGCCTTCAGCCACCCCAGGCACACTCCTCCCACATCAACAGACCACACACAGCCCGTTCCCTGACCGGTCGACCTTCCGCTCCTAGTGCAACCATCACTTCCTCCTCACAGAGAACTCCGAACCCGACCTCAGCCGAATCTTCCACCACCTCCAACAGTCTGACAATCTCTTCCGTACCGGGATTTAACAGAATGCCCGTACCTGCCTCGTTTCTACAATACCCAGGCGCGTTTTATCCGGCTTTTCAAAGTGGAAATGCAGGTGAACTTAAACAATTCAGCATGACACAACTACAGGCTTTCAACGCACAGGCCACATTTCCTACAGATCTTTCAAAAGTGAAAACGCCTATCATAAATAGAAACTATCTTGAGCTGGCGATGCTTGTCTGCAACACGTTCCGAGGGAAACTCTTCCCCTGTCCTCATTGTCGTTACGTCACAGACCGACGAAACAACCTTAAACGCCACATATCTACCATGCATCAAACATGTGACAAAGTGCTGGAGTGTTGCGGGGTAACGTTTGGAACAAAGGCGTCGCTAAGGGAACACATCATGATATTTCATCACAATGGCTACTCCTGTCCCTACTGCGGACGTCGATTTTGCCGGAAAGCTTTACTGAAGCGCCATCTATCGGTTCACAGTGGCCAGAAGGACTTTTCTTGCCCCCATTGTGATTATGCCACTAGTCACAAAAGTAACTTAGAGCGACATAAACGCATCCACGAAAGATTACGGTCTTTGGACGAGAATAAGACTTCTTTCGACGGCATGGAAGGGCTTTGTGAACAGACTCCAGTGTCTTCCGCTTCTTCCATACGTCAGCATCACGATCCCGACGAAAAACTGTTTCAACAAACCATCGATATAGAGGATTCAGAAATTTCAGACAATGAGGAGATAAACGTTACGTCGACAGAAGATGAAATAGATGTATGa